From Roseburia hominis, the proteins below share one genomic window:
- a CDS encoding pilus assembly protein: MKKYSAGSITVEAVFCVPLFFYAAICLIWLLEILAIQDAVRSGMQEAGKRMAEKVYEIPVMMPVQLQRDIVASIGAERLDRSLVEGGSSGLDCGKSYMIPGTGILEIKVVYQVRLPIPVFVIEPIKYQETMRIKGWNGYSKAGFMERSDPTVVYITETGIVYHRNYHCTYLEPSVRMVPLDAVEGLRNESQGKYHACERCMRRHGASGMVYITEYGNRYHSTLECSGIKRTVYAVPISEVRGRGACSKCG; this comes from the coding sequence ATGAAGAAATATTCTGCCGGAAGTATCACGGTTGAGGCCGTCTTTTGTGTACCACTGTTTTTTTATGCGGCTATCTGTCTGATCTGGCTGTTGGAAATACTGGCTATTCAGGATGCGGTACGCAGCGGAATGCAGGAAGCCGGAAAGCGAATGGCCGAAAAAGTATATGAGATACCGGTGATGATGCCGGTACAGCTTCAGAGAGATATTGTCGCGTCTATCGGCGCAGAGAGACTTGACCGGAGCCTGGTAGAAGGAGGCAGCAGTGGCCTGGACTGCGGGAAATCTTATATGATACCGGGGACAGGGATTCTGGAAATCAAGGTAGTCTATCAGGTGAGGCTGCCGATTCCGGTGTTCGTGATAGAGCCCATAAAATATCAGGAGACGATGCGCATAAAAGGGTGGAATGGATACAGTAAAGCGGGCTTTATGGAGCGCAGCGATCCGACTGTCGTTTATATTACGGAGACTGGAATCGTGTATCATAGAAATTATCATTGTACCTATCTGGAGCCGTCTGTTCGTATGGTTCCTCTTGATGCAGTGGAAGGACTGCGCAACGAAAGTCAGGGGAAATACCATGCCTGCGAGAGATGTATGAGAAGGCATGGGGCTTCCGGGATGGTTTATATTACGGAATATGGGAATCGTTATCATAGCACGCTGGAATGTAGCGGAATCAAACG